A single Mesomycoplasma bovoculi M165/69 DNA region contains:
- a CDS encoding GIY-YIG nuclease family protein, with protein sequence MKNFKEIVANSNFPKQSGVYQFFDNNNQLLYVGKAKNLNDRIWQYANGSINSYKTNSLISQTTKIEYIIVANEAESLVLEKNLISKLQPRYNIDLRDDRSYPYLKISKQNSGLAIEITYKLNKNHNSFYFGPFLKRSGAFEIKKLLESEVMYDKGQKANFADKQEIEKKFNICKEILQKSQWIEHYREKMEKASEQQQFELAQQYFESIKVLEQTLKQYQNIDLPKKIDLDFLYCNQENINTFVITFFFYRNGTFLSHRSFIIEIVLNFEESLINFLNFYYKKNFIPDKVILDPQMSSLKWSFIDSKINIEFTKNKSFLQILENVKQNHYDFIANNIELNNQKIQQIQSILFEIKQTFGVSKTDVIMSIDNSHFANNLVTTGIICFINGEHNKKYNRFFNYSGQKQGDIDYMIDGLSKYLRNKNFIKPNLLFVDGGLPQLKQVKIILEKHKIEAKVFGLVKNQSHKTSHIINENNQQIIVSQNVFNFLSLIQETVDEFAKLHYNKKKIKQVLNN encoded by the coding sequence ATGAAAAATTTTAAAGAAATTGTTGCCAACTCCAATTTTCCCAAGCAATCTGGAGTATATCAATTCTTTGATAACAACAACCAGTTGTTGTATGTTGGCAAGGCTAAAAACTTAAATGACAGAATTTGACAATATGCAAATGGGTCTATAAATTCATACAAAACAAATAGTTTAATTAGTCAAACAACTAAAATTGAATACATTATTGTGGCCAATGAAGCAGAATCTTTGGTTTTAGAAAAAAATTTAATTAGCAAATTACAACCTAGATACAACATTGATTTAAGAGATGACAGAAGCTATCCTTATTTAAAAATAAGTAAGCAAAATTCTGGCTTAGCAATCGAAATTACATATAAGTTAAATAAAAACCATAATTCTTTTTATTTTGGGCCTTTTTTGAAAAGAAGTGGAGCTTTCGAAATCAAAAAACTTCTTGAAAGTGAAGTTATGTATGACAAGGGCCAAAAAGCTAACTTTGCAGACAAGCAAGAAATTGAAAAAAAATTTAATATTTGTAAAGAAATATTACAAAAAAGTCAATGGATTGAACACTATCGTGAAAAAATGGAAAAAGCTAGTGAGCAACAACAATTTGAGCTTGCTCAGCAATATTTTGAAAGTATTAAAGTTTTAGAACAAACACTCAAACAATATCAAAATATTGACTTGCCTAAAAAAATAGATTTAGATTTTCTTTATTGCAATCAGGAAAATATTAATACTTTTGTCATTACTTTTTTCTTCTATAGAAATGGAACTTTTTTATCTCATCGAAGTTTTATTATCGAAATTGTGCTGAATTTTGAAGAAAGTTTAATTAATTTTTTAAATTTTTATTATAAAAAAAATTTTATTCCAGATAAAGTTATTTTAGACCCACAAATGTCAAGTTTAAAATGGTCTTTTATTGATTCAAAAATTAATATTGAATTTACAAAAAACAAATCATTTTTACAAATTTTAGAAAATGTAAAACAAAATCACTATGATTTTATAGCTAATAATATTGAATTAAATAATCAAAAAATACAACAAATTCAAAGCATTCTTTTTGAAATTAAACAAACTTTTGGAGTAAGCAAAACTGATGTAATTATGTCAATTGACAATTCACACTTTGCTAACAACCTTGTCACCACAGGAATTATTTGCTTCATAAATGGAGAACACAATAAAAAATATAATCGTTTTTTTAACTACAGTGGCCAAAAGCAAGGTGATATTGATTATATGATTGATGGGCTAAGTAAGTACTTAAGAAACAAAAATTTTATTAAACCTAATTTATTGTTTGTGGACGGCGGTTTACCCCAACTAAAACAAGTTAAAATAATTTTAGAAAAACATAAAATTGAGGCAAAAGTTTTTGGTTTGGTGAAAAACCAAAGTCATAAAACAAGTCACATTATAAATGAAAATAACCAGCAAATTATTGTTTCACAAAATGTCTTTAATTTTCTATCTTTAATTCAAGAAACAGTGGATGAATTTGCTAAATTACACTATAATAAAAAGAAAATAAAACAAGTTTTAAATAATTAA
- the rsmA gene encoding 16S rRNA (adenine(1518)-N(6)/adenine(1519)-N(6))-dimethyltransferase RsmA yields the protein MKKSNNKIQAKKRFGQNFLQNQEVIDAIINSVEFSGKEIIEIGPGHGAITIELAKQAKELIAYEIDKSLIPKLENVFKNKANVKIINQDFLEVDLNFSSKKTIIANIPYNITSDILFKVFGKINNFETIALMVQDEVADRIVAKSNTSDFSKLSLACQYVAEVEKMFRIHPNSFFPEPKVFSAFVIFKVKKNINQEQANIFFNFVKKCFSMKRKTFFNNLITFLNKENVNLIFENFGLNPNVRPQQLNLEQYIQICNFVISNKLD from the coding sequence ATGAAAAAATCAAACAATAAAATTCAAGCTAAAAAAAGATTTGGGCAAAATTTTTTACAAAATCAAGAAGTTATAGACGCAATCATTAATTCAGTAGAATTTAGTGGTAAAGAAATTATTGAAATTGGGCCAGGTCATGGCGCTATTACAATAGAGCTTGCAAAACAAGCCAAAGAACTTATAGCTTATGAAATAGACAAATCACTAATACCAAAATTAGAAAATGTCTTTAAAAATAAAGCTAATGTTAAAATAATAAATCAAGATTTTTTAGAAGTTGACCTTAATTTTTCTAGCAAAAAAACCATTATTGCTAACATTCCTTATAACATTACAAGTGATATTTTGTTCAAAGTTTTTGGCAAAATAAATAATTTTGAAACAATAGCACTTATGGTTCAGGATGAAGTTGCTGATAGAATTGTTGCAAAATCCAACACTAGTGATTTTTCAAAATTATCTTTAGCTTGTCAATATGTAGCTGAAGTTGAAAAAATGTTTAGAATTCATCCAAACTCTTTTTTTCCTGAACCAAAAGTTTTTTCAGCTTTTGTAATCTTCAAAGTCAAAAAAAATATTAATCAAGAACAAGCTAATATTTTTTTTAATTTTGTTAAAAAATGCTTTTCAATGAAAAGAAAAACATTTTTTAATAATTTAATAACTTTTTTAAATAAAGAAAATGTAAATTTAATTTTTGAAAATTTTGGACTTAACCCAAATGTTAGACCACAACAATTAAATTTAGAGCAATATATTCAAATTTGTAATTTTGTAATTTCAAATAAATTAGATTAA
- the rplM gene encoding 50S ribosomal protein L13 — translation MRQTTIVKHKEVSKKWYLIDAENQVLGKVATLAASHLRGKTSPLFTPNVDMGDNIIIINAEKVILTAKKEEQKMYYDHSLYPGGLKVRSAKVLRAKKPTALLERAIYGMLPHTKLGDKQRKNLFVYAGSEHKQVAQQPIKLEVK, via the coding sequence ATGAGACAAACAACCATTGTCAAACACAAAGAAGTGTCAAAAAAATGATATTTAATTGATGCTGAAAACCAAGTTCTTGGTAAAGTTGCAACTTTAGCTGCATCTCATTTACGTGGAAAAACTAGTCCTTTATTCACTCCTAATGTGGATATGGGTGACAATATCATTATTATTAATGCTGAAAAAGTTATTTTGACAGCTAAAAAAGAAGAACAAAAAATGTACTATGATCACTCACTTTATCCAGGTGGGTTAAAAGTTAGAAGTGCTAAAGTTTTAAGAGCAAAAAAACCTACTGCTTTATTAGAAAGAGCTATTTATGGAATGTTGCCACACACAAAATTGGGTGACAAACAACGTAAAAATCTTTTTGTTTATGCTGGAAGTGAACACAAACAAGTTGCACAACAACCTATCAAATTGGAGGTTAAATAA
- the rpsI gene encoding 30S ribosomal protein S9 — protein sequence MKKVIAYYGTGRRKSSVARVILTPGTGEFKINKRTAKEYLKSDILIQDALQPFGITNTAEQFNIRVNAKGGGVAGQAGAIRLGIARALLEASADYRKELKVNGMLTRDARVKERKKFGLRKARRARQFSKR from the coding sequence GTGAAAAAAGTTATTGCATATTACGGAACTGGTAGAAGAAAATCATCAGTTGCTAGAGTTATTTTAACTCCAGGAACAGGTGAGTTTAAAATTAATAAAAGAACTGCAAAAGAATATTTAAAATCAGATATTTTAATTCAAGATGCTTTACAACCTTTTGGAATCACAAACACTGCTGAGCAATTTAACATTCGTGTTAATGCAAAAGGTGGAGGAGTTGCTGGTCAAGCTGGAGCTATTAGACTTGGGATTGCTAGAGCTTTACTAGAAGCATCTGCTGATTATCGTAAAGAATTAAAAGTTAATGGAATGCTAACTCGTGATGCACGTGTGAAAGAACGTAAAAAATTCGGATTACGTAAAGCTAGACGTGCAAGACAATTCTCAAAACGTTAA
- a CDS encoding L-threonylcarbamoyladenylate synthase, protein MDTKLNNLKSQLLDCCKSQVVFVATSNPDLIPWISKRIHLSNLFLLAKTKISFNNFIYLVNKHQICIALFVKQKNKNETFTLSFVSFHTQTSIDFTIDFKNLFIFWKSMITNLKNNSNILKLQSDIFEIKKYSNLFITTTDTVVGLGVFIKKKETTNLMVIKQRPIEKQFLILAAHLKQIKPYIKTSSYLKLKRISNQFWPGANTLILEAKGDQTTLGFRIPNCQKLIKKLEKYGPAYVTSANISGQPSLTFVEAKNKFWQVNNFWNLCTPSGKASKIIDVSTGKIFRK, encoded by the coding sequence TTGGATACAAAATTAAACAACTTAAAATCACAGCTTTTAGATTGTTGTAAATCTCAAGTTGTTTTTGTTGCAACATCAAATCCAGACTTAATCCCTTGAATAAGTAAGCGAATACATTTAAGTAACTTATTTTTGTTAGCTAAAACAAAAATAAGTTTTAATAATTTTATTTATTTAGTCAACAAACATCAAATTTGTATTGCTTTGTTTGTGAAACAAAAAAACAAAAATGAAACTTTTACTTTAAGTTTTGTTAGTTTTCACACACAAACATCAATTGATTTTACAATTGATTTTAAAAACTTGTTTATTTTTTGAAAGTCAATGATTACTAATTTAAAAAATAACTCAAATATACTTAAATTACAAAGTGATATTTTTGAAATAAAAAAATATTCAAATTTGTTTATAACTACAACAGATACTGTTGTTGGTTTGGGTGTTTTTATTAAGAAAAAAGAAACTACCAATTTGATGGTAATTAAACAAAGACCAATTGAAAAACAATTTTTAATTTTAGCGGCTCACTTAAAACAAATCAAACCATATATTAAAACATCTAGTTATTTAAAGTTAAAAAGAATTTCTAATCAATTTTGACCGGGAGCAAACACCTTAATTTTAGAAGCTAAAGGAGATCAAACCACACTTGGATTTAGAATTCCTAATTGCCAAAAATTAATTAAAAAACTAGAAAAATATGGCCCAGCTTATGTGACTAGCGCAAATATAAGTGGCCAACCATCGCTAACTTTTGTTGAAGCTAAAAATAAGTTTTGGCAAGTTAATAATTTTTGAAATTTATGCACACCATCTGGTAAAGCATCCAAAATTATTGACGTTTCTACAGGCAAAATTTTTAGAAAATAA
- the uvrB gene encoding excinuclease ABC subunit UvrB, translating to MFDLVSKYKPSGDQPKAIQELVAGLKENRKNQVLLGVTGSGKTFTMANVIKEINRPTLVLLHNKTLASQLFSEFKEFFPNNRVEYFVSNFDFYRPEAYLPSKDVYVDKTSKTNMDLEAMRMSALNALSMRRDTVVVSSVAAIYGALNPEEYISSFFNIEIGMEFKPQNFAIELVKVGYERNNTDLKPGTFNIKGDLVEIAPAWDDSFNIRVEFDGNIIETIATIHPTSKKIERIYKGYTIYPASAYTVKKDTIKKAVETIQIELESRLDFFDKEQKLVEKQRLKERVTNDIDSLLEFGYCSGIENYARHIDGRKEGEKPFTLLDYLPEDSLIIIDESHMMIPQLNAMYEGDRSRKQNLVDYGFRLPSALDNRPLKFLEFEQYNHSKIFVSATPSNYEIEQSNGEVVTQIIRPTGLLDPVIEIVSTENQMEKIYQYLLEQKAKNERTLILTTTKRLSEEISKYLQEEKQQKVYYIHSDFTTFERDEILIKLRKGIYDAVIGINLLREGVDLPEVSLILVLDADHESFFRSKSSLIQIAGRAARNDRGKVVFFADKISQSMAAVIEDNKKKRELQIAYNKKNDIIPKTIIKPIPQSLNPKTYSSLAELMREKRKSKKELQRHIESLQVEMKDAAKNHDFERAIQIRDLIAELEQQM from the coding sequence ATGTTTGACTTAGTTTCAAAGTATAAACCAAGCGGAGACCAACCTAAAGCAATTCAAGAACTTGTTGCGGGTCTAAAGGAAAATAGAAAAAATCAAGTTTTACTTGGGGTAACAGGTTCTGGAAAAACTTTTACAATGGCCAATGTTATAAAAGAAATTAATAGACCAACACTTGTTTTGTTGCACAATAAAACACTTGCTTCACAACTTTTTAGTGAATTTAAGGAATTTTTCCCAAACAACAGAGTTGAATATTTTGTTTCAAACTTTGATTTTTATCGTCCAGAAGCTTATTTACCATCAAAAGATGTTTATGTTGACAAAACCAGTAAAACCAATATGGATTTAGAAGCCATGAGGATGTCGGCACTAAATGCGCTTTCAATGAGAAGAGATACAGTTGTAGTCTCTTCAGTTGCAGCCATCTATGGTGCACTGAATCCAGAAGAATATATTTCTAGTTTTTTTAACATTGAGATTGGAATGGAATTCAAACCTCAAAATTTTGCTATTGAACTTGTAAAAGTTGGATATGAACGCAACAATACAGATTTGAAACCAGGAACTTTTAATATTAAAGGTGATTTAGTTGAAATAGCACCGGCTTGAGATGATAGTTTCAATATTCGTGTTGAATTTGATGGCAATATTATTGAAACCATTGCAACAATTCATCCAACTAGCAAAAAGATTGAGCGAATTTATAAAGGTTATACAATTTATCCAGCAAGCGCCTATACAGTCAAAAAAGACACAATCAAAAAAGCTGTTGAAACTATTCAAATTGAGTTAGAAAGTCGATTAGATTTTTTTGACAAAGAACAAAAACTAGTAGAAAAACAAAGGTTAAAGGAACGAGTAACTAATGATATTGACTCACTTTTGGAATTTGGATATTGTTCTGGAATTGAAAATTATGCCCGCCACATCGATGGGCGTAAGGAAGGTGAAAAACCCTTTACTTTACTAGATTATTTACCAGAAGATTCACTAATAATTATAGATGAATCTCATATGATGATTCCACAATTAAATGCAATGTATGAAGGCGATCGTTCCCGAAAACAAAATCTTGTTGATTACGGTTTTAGGTTACCTTCAGCCCTTGATAATCGACCTTTGAAATTCCTAGAATTTGAACAGTATAACCACTCAAAAATTTTTGTTTCAGCCACTCCTTCTAATTATGAAATTGAACAGTCTAATGGTGAAGTTGTTACACAAATTATTAGACCCACAGGCCTTTTAGATCCTGTAATTGAAATAGTTAGCACTGAAAATCAGATGGAAAAAATTTATCAATATTTATTGGAACAAAAAGCCAAAAATGAAAGAACATTAATCCTAACTACAACAAAACGGTTGAGTGAAGAAATTAGTAAATATTTACAAGAAGAAAAACAACAAAAAGTTTATTATATTCACTCAGATTTTACAACTTTTGAGCGTGATGAAATCCTAATTAAATTAAGAAAAGGCATTTATGATGCTGTTATTGGAATTAATCTTTTGCGTGAAGGGGTTGATTTGCCTGAAGTTTCATTAATTTTGGTTTTAGATGCTGATCACGAATCATTTTTTAGGTCTAAATCATCTTTAATTCAAATAGCTGGTAGAGCCGCTAGAAATGATAGAGGAAAAGTTGTGTTTTTTGCTGATAAAATTAGCCAAAGTATGGCTGCTGTTATTGAAGATAACAAGAAAAAACGTGAATTACAAATAGCTTATAATAAAAAAAATGATATTATTCCTAAAACAATCATTAAACCTATTCCACAAAGTTTAAATCCTAAAACTTATTCAAGTTTGGCGGAACTTATGCGAGAGAAAAGAAAATCTAAAAAAGAACTGCAAAGACACATTGAAAGTTTGCAAGTTGAGATGAAAGATGCTGCAAAAAACCATGATTTTGAGAGAGCAATCCAAATTCGTGATTTAATTGCTGAACTAGAACAGCAAATGTAG
- a CDS encoding leucine-rich repeat domain-containing protein, whose amino-acid sequence MNKIKKLFLFSAPIIPIFAVVACGNTQSFSNQYLHEKDVLDKYVILNPDDKTFTLDLSKTDLTKIDSNAFTQFKDRVFSQIKNLDAASNKTNSDEKKKQIEQKVYYLSKIIFPASLKEIGPRAFEADTSFLQGKEGQKITELDFSKSTNLEKIDEFAFANNAITNLKLPSSLTFIGQGAFQRNKISSLELSENSKLSIIETGAFFENSLENIDFSNTSTIRQISAGAFENNQIQTITFSQNNTAVTISPSAFKGNSIKSDNEIKNLPTNSKVTNIFN is encoded by the coding sequence ATGAACAAAATTAAAAAATTATTTTTATTTAGTGCTCCTATAATTCCTATTTTTGCTGTTGTTGCTTGTGGCAACACTCAATCTTTTTCTAATCAGTATTTACATGAAAAAGATGTTTTGGACAAGTATGTGATTTTAAATCCTGATGACAAAACTTTTACACTGGATTTGAGCAAAACAGATTTGACTAAAATTGATAGTAATGCTTTCACTCAATTTAAAGATAGAGTTTTTTCTCAAATTAAAAATTTAGATGCAGCGTCAAATAAAACAAATTCAGATGAAAAGAAAAAACAAATTGAACAAAAAGTTTACTATCTTTCCAAAATTATTTTTCCAGCATCACTAAAGGAAATTGGTCCACGTGCTTTTGAAGCTGATACTTCATTTTTACAAGGTAAGGAAGGCCAAAAAATTACTGAACTTGATTTTTCTAAGTCAACTAACTTAGAAAAAATAGATGAATTTGCTTTTGCAAATAATGCTATAACTAATTTAAAATTACCAAGTTCTCTAACTTTTATTGGTCAAGGAGCATTTCAAAGAAACAAAATTAGTTCTCTAGAATTATCTGAAAATTCAAAATTAAGCATAATAGAAACTGGTGCATTTTTTGAAAACTCATTGGAAAACATAGACTTTTCAAACACTAGCACAATTAGACAAATAAGTGCGGGAGCATTTGAAAACAATCAAATTCAAACAATAACTTTTAGCCAAAACAACACAGCTGTCACAATTAGCCCCTCTGCTTTTAAAGGAAATTCAATCAAATCTGATAATGAAATTAAAAATTTACCAACTAATAGCAAAGTAACAAATATTTTTAATTAA
- a CDS encoding glucose-6-phosphate isomerase — protein sequence MNLKLDIKTSRDLNFASLEAKISEIHYGMNNLATKGFEFLGWKDFPENAVNAKELEKMKAISQKLHSKKVEVLVVIGIGGSFLGAKAAIDFVQGLHPIDRKMEVIFVGTSLSSTDLYQKLHYVENKKFAINVISKSGTTIEPSIAFRFFKNLLEKQVGKHANEFIFVTTDANKGTLLNIAKKQNYESFVVLDNIGGRFSVLSSVGFFPMLCAGLNVDDVIQGAKEANILFSQDNLEQNLAYKYAAARSLLFNDKKGKYKVEILVGYEPNLAYFNEWWKQLFGESEGKEKTGLWPASAIFTTDLHSLGQYIQEGSKIFFQTVLFVREPKYDIVIDEEVGDLDGLNYLAKKTVHEVNKAAFEATTKAHTYIGQNPNIVIEIADTSEKTFGALVMFFEKACAMSAYLLDLNPFDQPGVEVYKTNLKDILKK from the coding sequence ATGAATTTAAAATTAGATATAAAAACTAGTAGAGACCTAAATTTTGCCTCATTAGAGGCAAAAATTTCAGAAATTCATTATGGTATGAATAATCTAGCTACAAAAGGTTTTGAATTTTTGGGTTGAAAAGATTTTCCTGAAAATGCTGTAAATGCAAAAGAGTTGGAAAAAATGAAGGCAATTTCCCAAAAACTTCATTCTAAAAAAGTTGAGGTTTTAGTAGTTATTGGAATTGGTGGTTCGTTTTTAGGGGCAAAAGCAGCAATTGATTTTGTTCAAGGTTTGCATCCAATTGATAGAAAAATGGAAGTTATTTTTGTTGGAACTAGTTTATCATCAACTGATTTATACCAAAAATTACATTATGTTGAAAACAAAAAGTTTGCAATCAATGTTATTTCTAAATCAGGAACAACAATCGAACCTTCTATAGCTTTTCGTTTTTTTAAAAATCTTCTTGAAAAACAAGTTGGTAAACATGCAAATGAATTCATTTTTGTTACCACAGATGCCAATAAAGGCACACTTTTAAACATTGCTAAAAAGCAAAATTATGAATCATTTGTTGTTTTAGACAACATAGGTGGTCGCTTTAGTGTACTTTCATCCGTTGGATTTTTCCCAATGTTATGTGCTGGACTTAATGTAGATGACGTAATTCAAGGAGCAAAAGAAGCTAATATTCTTTTTAGCCAAGATAATTTAGAACAGAATCTGGCTTATAAATATGCAGCAGCTCGTTCTTTACTTTTTAATGACAAAAAAGGAAAATATAAAGTTGAAATTCTTGTGGGCTATGAACCAAATTTAGCTTACTTTAATGAATGGTGGAAACAACTTTTTGGTGAATCCGAAGGGAAAGAGAAAACTGGACTTTGACCAGCATCAGCTATTTTTACAACAGACTTGCACTCACTTGGGCAATACATTCAAGAAGGTTCTAAAATATTTTTTCAAACTGTTCTTTTTGTTCGCGAACCTAAATATGACATTGTTATTGATGAAGAAGTGGGTGATTTAGATGGGTTGAATTATTTAGCTAAAAAAACAGTTCATGAAGTTAATAAGGCAGCTTTTGAAGCTACAACTAAAGCACATACCTATATTGGTCAAAATCCAAACATTGTAATCGAGATTGCAGACACTAGTGAAAAAACTTTTGGTGCACTTGTGATGTTTTTTGAAAAGGCTTGTGCAATGTCGGCATACTTATTAGATTTAAATCCTTTTGACCAACCTGGAGTAGAAGTTTATAAAACTAATCTAAAAGATATTTTGAAAAAATAA